One genomic segment of Hevea brasiliensis isolate MT/VB/25A 57/8 chromosome 3, ASM3005281v1, whole genome shotgun sequence includes these proteins:
- the LOC110636911 gene encoding putative disease resistance protein RGA1 isoform X1: MSAKIKQIRERLEEIASLKSEFRLKERNESRHVMLRERAMTHTFVQVSEVIGRDKDKENIIRLLQDSGDRGQVSIIPIVGVRGSGKTALTKLVYNDGGVKNNFQLMMWVCISKEFDIRNLIKKIIKSADDGMGYDVEKLSKMEMEQLQGILREIIGDKKYLLILDDVWNDNSMKWNHLKEILFTGANGSKILVTTCSKEVASIMGNIPAPYELSGLPHDECVTLFTRCAFKERQVKRYPNLLKIGVEIVEKCNGVPLAVKILASLLFTKTDENDWKSIRDSELWRMKQNENGVLPALRLSYEQLPTFLKKCFAYCSFYPKDYQFNHFELIYFWMAHGLLESTNENEDLEDIGLHYFQELASRSFFQDFEEMGSLIILCKMHDLVHDFALSLTQNEFSAITSSTTRISKSVRHLLFPNSASLPPDLSTLLQGLDHVRTALFKNEEKSLSSQSALDLCLSRFQYLRMLDLNGSTLEIPLERIGCLKHLRFLILPENSEIKKVLNSICKLQNLQFLMLRTEESPTDIRYLISLRCLFFSTKQKCLEKNELGCLTSLRCLVIESCEKLEYLFEDMHGLKHLQTLIIGDCKSLISLPRSLKYLTTLKTLLIDNCENLNLTMGEGKDRQDLARFGLQKLILMQLPKLVEFPKWLLQGSTNTLQLLKLESCENLKELPACLQNIVSLQRLIIEDCYGLSRRCELGKGEDWSKIAHVPKIVIDGADIDSIDN, encoded by the coding sequence ATGAGTGCTAAAATAAAGCAAATAAGAGAGAGATTAGAAGAGATTGCAAGTTTGAAGTCTGAATTTCGTCTCAAAGAAAGAAATGAAAGTAGGCATGTTATGCTTAGGGAAAGAGCGATGACCCACACATTTGTACAAGTATCTGAAGTTATCGGAAGAGATAAGGATAAAGAAAATATCATTAGACTTTTACAAGACTCTGGTGATAGAGGACAAGTCTCAATTATTCCTATTGTTGGAGTCAGAGGTTCGGGAAAGACTGCACTCACTAAATTAGTTTATAATGATGGAGGAGTCAAAAATAATTTTCAACTTATGATGTGGGTTTGTATATCAAAAGAATTTGACATAAGAAATTTGATAAAGAAAATTATTAAATCTGCAGATGATGGAATGGGATATGATGTAGAAAAGTTGAGTAAAATGGAAATGGAACAATTACAAGGAATTTTGCGAGAAATCATTGGTGATAAGAAATATTTGCTCATCTTAGATGATGTGTGGAATGATAACTCCATGAAATGGAACCATTTGAAAGAGATTTTGTTTACGGGTGCCAATGGAAGCAAAATCTTGGTAACTACATGTAGTAAGGAAGTAGCCTCCATTATGGGCAACATCCCAGCACCATATGAGTTATCGGGTCTTCCTCATGATGAGTGTGTGACTTTGTTTACTAGATGTgcatttaaagaacgccaagtgaAGCGATATCCAAACTTGTTAAAAATTGGGGTTGAAATTGTAGAAAAATGCAATGGGGTTCCATTAGCAGTGAAGATACTGGCATCACTTCTTTTTACGAAAACAGATGAAAATGATTGGAAATCTATAAGAGATAGCGAGTTATGGAGAATGAAGCAGAATGAAAATGGAGTTTTACCTGCATTAAGATTAAGTTATGAACAATTGCCTACTTTTTTAAAAAAGTGTTTTGCTTATTGCTCTTTTTATCCGAAGGACTATCAATTCAATCATTTTGAGTTGATCTATTTTTGGATGGCACATGGACTTCTTGAATCAACAAATGAAAATGAAGATCTAGAAGATATTGGGTTGCACTATTTTCAGGAGTTGGCATCTAGATCGTTTTTTCAAGATTTTGAGGAAATGGGGAGTCTTATTATTCTGTGTAAAATGCATGATCTAGTACATGATTTTGCATTATCATTGACACAAAATGAATTTTCAGCAATAACCTCAAGCACAACACGTATCTCAAAGAGTGTTCGCCATTTATTATTTCCCAACTCCGCTTCACTTCCTCCGGATCTTTCCACACTCTTACAAGGTTTAGACCATGTGCGGACTGCTTTATTTAAGAATGAAGAAAAAAGCCTTAGCAGCCAATCAGCCTTAGATTTATGTTTGTCAAGATTTCAGTATTTGCGAATGCTGGACTTGAATGGATCCACATTAGAGATACCACTGGAAAGGATTGGGTGTTTAAAGCATTTGAGGTTTTTAATTTTACCTGAAAATTCTGAAATTAAAAAGGTCCTCAATTCTATTTGTAAGttacaaaatttacaatttttaatGCTTCGTACTGAGGAGTCACCCACAGATATAAGGTACTTGATCAGCCTTAGATGTCTATTTTTTTCAACAAAGCAGAAGTGTTTGGAAAAGAATGAACTAGGGTGCTTGACATCTCTTAGGTGTTTGGTCATTGAAAGCTGTGAAAAATTAGAATACTTGTTTGAAGATATGCATGGCCTCAAACATCTTCAAACACTGATTATTGGTGATTGTAAAAGCTTAATATCTTTGCCTCGAAGTTTGAAATACCTCACTACATTAAAGACTCTTCTTATTGACAATTGTGAAAACCTCAATTTGACAATGGGGGAAGGGAAAGACCGTCAAGACTTGGCCCGATTCGGCCTTCAAAAGCTGATACTTATGCAGTTGCCAAAGTTGGTGGAGTTTCCAAAATGGCTTCTCCAAGGATCCACCAACACTCTGCAACTCTTAAAACTAGAAAGTTGTGAAAACCTAAAAGAATTGCCTGCATGCCTACAAAATATTGTGTCCCTTCAACGACTTATTATTGAAGATTGTTATGGATTAAGCAGAAGATGTGAACTTGGAAAAGGTGAAGATTGGTCCAAGATTGCTCATGTCCCTAAAATTGTTATTGATGGTGCCGACATCGATTCAATAGAcaattag
- the LOC110636911 gene encoding disease resistance protein RGA2 isoform X2 has translation MSIESYVAKKVLEKIAYAYQETCFVCGLQWELKKINDISFTMKAVLLDAEEKQVNHRQLRLWLADLKDAFYDAEDVLDEFECEAQRRRALQLYGGIIRKVHGSL, from the exons ATGTCTATAGAGTCATATGTTGCAAAGAAAGTCCTAGAAAAGATAGCATATGCCTACCAAGAGACATGTTTTGTATGTGGTTTACAATGGGAACTCAAAAAGATCAATGATATCTCATTTACTATGAAAGCTGTGCTATTGGATGCCGAGGAGAAGCAAGTGAATCATCGTCAGCTGCGACTGTGGTTGGCTGATCTTAAAGATGCTTTCTATGATGCTGAGGATGTGCTTGATGAATTTGAATGTGAAGCTCAGAGAAGACGAGCGCTTCAATTGTATGGAGGCATAATTAGAAAG GTCCATGGGAGCTTGTGA